The genomic DNA CCGCCGCCTGAGCGAGCGCCTGGCGATCACGCCGGAGCCGGTGGAATCGATGATCGATCAGATGGGCAAGTCCGCAGGCAACGAATTTCTCCGCTATCTGGAAAGACCGAACGAGGCGCATCTGCAAAACGCGGCGCAGGTGCTGCTGATCTGGCAGGTGTTTATCGTCGATGGCAGCGAACAGAACATGCGCTACTGGCATCGCCTGATGCAAAAAGCGCGGCTGGACGCGCCGATCACCGATGCCCAGCTTCGTCTGGCGCAGGGTTTCCTGCGCGAACTGGAGCCGGACCATTGGGAACTCAACGCCTTCCAGACCCGCTACAATGCGCTGTATCTGCCGGAAGAGGGTGTTCACTGGCTGCACTGAGCCGCCGGAAAAGTTGGCAAAACGTTAAATTCGTCACAGTGAAAATGATACACTGCGCGACCCGCCACCCTTTTCTGGACACCCGATAACCGATGAGTGAATGCGCAGAAAGTAAAAAAACCGCTGATGTGATCTCCCGCGCCAACTGGTCAGCCGTCTTTGCGGTCGCGTTTTGTGTGGCATGCCTGATTACCGTGGAATTTCTGCCAGTCAGCCTGCTGACGCCAATGGCGCAGGATCTCGGCATCACCGAAGGCGTGGCCGGGCAGTCAGTCACTACCACCGCGTTTGTGGCGATGTTCGCCAGCCTGTTTATCACCCATATCATCGGTAAAACCGATCGCCGCTACGTGGTTATCCTCTTCGCCGTGTTACTGACGCTCTCCTGCCTGCTGGTCTCGTTTTCCAACAGTTTTGCCCTGTTGTTACTGGGGCGTGCCTGTCTGGGTCTCGCGCTTGGCGGCTTCTGGGCGATGTCGGCGTCGCTGACGATGCGCCTCGTGCCGTCGCGCGTGGTGCCGAAAGCGTTGTCGGTGATTTTTGGCGCCGTGTCGATTGCGCTGGTGATCGCCGCCCCGCTGGGCAGTTTCCTCGGCGGCATTATCGGCTGGCGCAATGTGTTTAACGGCGCGGCGTTGATGGGGCTGCTGTGCATTGTCTGGGTGGTGAAGGCGCTACCGTCGCTGCCCGGCGAAACGGCGCAGCAGCAGAACATGTTTGGCCTGTTGAAGCGCCCCGGCGTGTTAGCCGGGATGATCGCGATTTTCATGGCCTTTGCCGGTCAGTTCTCGTTTTTCACCTACATTCGCCCGGTGTATATGACCCT from Trabulsiella odontotermitis includes the following:
- a CDS encoding DUF1198 domain-containing protein — encoded protein: MIWLMLATLVVVFIVGFRVLTSDSRRAIRRLSERLAITPEPVESMIDQMGKSAGNEFLRYLERPNEAHLQNAAQVLLIWQVFIVDGSEQNMRYWHRLMQKARLDAPITDAQLRLAQGFLRELEPDHWELNAFQTRYNALYLPEEGVHWLH
- the nepI gene encoding purine ribonucleoside efflux pump NepI, with protein sequence MSECAESKKTADVISRANWSAVFAVAFCVACLITVEFLPVSLLTPMAQDLGITEGVAGQSVTTTAFVAMFASLFITHIIGKTDRRYVVILFAVLLTLSCLLVSFSNSFALLLLGRACLGLALGGFWAMSASLTMRLVPSRVVPKALSVIFGAVSIALVIAAPLGSFLGGIIGWRNVFNGAALMGLLCIVWVVKALPSLPGETAQQQNMFGLLKRPGVLAGMIAIFMAFAGQFSFFTYIRPVYMTLAGFDVDGLTLVLLSFGIASFIGTSLSSVILKRSVKAALACAPLVLALSAVTLMFWGHDKIVASAVAIIWGFAFALVPVGWSTWITRSLSDQAEKAGSIQVAVIQLANTCGAAVGGFALDHFGLLSPLALSGTLMLLTALLVATKVKIK